The Muntiacus reevesi chromosome 7, mMunRee1.1, whole genome shotgun sequence genome includes a region encoding these proteins:
- the POLE2 gene encoding DNA polymerase epsilon subunit 2 isoform X2: MAPERLRSRAVSAFKLRGLLLRGEAVKCLTEALQSINEIELEDALERIIDAVEKQPLSSNMIERSVVEAAVQECSQSVDETIDHIFNIIGAFDIPRFVYSSERKKFLPLLMTNHPAPNLFGTARDKAELFRERYTILHQRTHRHELFTPPVIGSHPDESGSKFQLKTIETLLGSTSKIGDVIVLGMITQLKEGKFFLEDPTGTIQLDLSKAQFHSGLYTESCFVLAEGWFEDQVFHVNAFGFPPTEPSSTTRAYYGNINFFGGPSNTSVKTSAKLKQLEDENKDAMFVFISDVWLDQVDVLEKLHIMFSGYSPAPPTCFILCGNFSSAPYGKNQVQALKDSLKTLADIICEYPNIHQSRFVFVPGPEDPGFGSILPRPPFAESITNEFRQRVPFSVFTTNPCRIQYCTQEIIVFREDLVNKMCRNCVRFPSSNLDIPNHFVKTVLSQGHLTPLPLYVCPVYWAYDYALRVYPVPDLLVIADKYDPFTLTNTECLCINPGSFPRSGFSFKVFYPSNKIVEDSKLQGF, translated from the exons ATGGCGCCTGAGCGGTTAAGGAGCCGGGCGGTCTCCGCCTTCAAGCTTCGCGGATTGCTGCTCCGGGG TGAAGCTGTTAAGTGCCTCACAGAAGCTCTTCAGTCTATCAATGAAATAGAGCTTGAAGATGCACTGGAAAGGATCATCGATGCAGTTGAAAAGCAACCCT TGTCATCAAACATGATTGAACGATCAGTAGTGGAAGCAGCAGTCCAGGAATGCAGTCAGTCAGTAGATGAAACTAT AGATCATATCTTCAATATCATAGGAGCATTTGATATCCCACGCTTTGTGTAcagttcagaaagaaaaaaatttcttcc tttattaaTGACCAACCACCCTGCACCAAATTTATTTGGGACAGCAAGAGATAAAGCAGAGCTGTTTCGTGAACGATACACAATTTTGCACCAG agAACCCACAGACATGAATTATTTACTCCTCCAGTGATAGGTTCTCACCCTGATGAAAGTGGAAGCAAATTCCAG cttaaGACAATAGAAACCCTATTGGGCAGTACAAGCAAAATCGGAGATGTGATTGTTCTTGGGATGATAACCCAGTTAAAAGAG ggaaaattttttctgGAAGACCCTACAGGAACAATACAACTGGATCTTAGTAAAGCT CAGTTCCATAGTGGTTTATATACAGAATCATGCTTTGTCTTAGCAGAGG GTTGGTTTGAAGATCAGGTGTTTCATGTCAATGCCTTTGGATTTCCACCCACTGAACCCTCTAGTACTACTAG GGCATACTatggaaatattaattttttcgGAGGGCCTTCTAATACATCTGTGAAGACTTCTGCAAAACTAAAACAACTAGAGGATGAGAATAAAGATGCCATGTTTGTGTTTATATCTGATGTTTGGTTGGACCAAGTAGACGTATTGGAAAAACTTCACATCATGTTTTCTG gttaCTCACCAGCACCTCCAACCTGCTTTATTCTGTGTGGTAATTTTTCATCTGCACCATATGGAAAAAATCAAGTTCAAGCTTTGAAAG attccCTAAAAACTTTGGCAGATATAATATGTGAATACCCAAATATTCATCAAAG TCGTTTTGTGTTTGTACCTGGCCCAGAGGATCCTGGATTTGGTTCCATCTTACCAAG GCCACCATTTGCTGAAAGCATCACTAATGAATTCAGGCAAAGAGTACCATTTTCAGTTTTTACTACTAATCCTTGcag AATTCAGTACTGTACACAAGAAATTATTGTCTTTCGTGAAGACTTAGTGAATAAAATGTGCAGAAACTGCGTCCGTTTTCCCAGTAGCAATTTGGATATTCCTAATCAT TTTGTAAAGACTGTCTTATCCCAAGGACACCTGACTCCTCTCCCTCTTTATGTCTGCCCAGTGTATTGGGCGTATGACTATGCTCTGAGGGTGTACCCTGTGCCTGACCTGCTTGTCATCGCAGACAAATATGATCCTTTTACTTTGACCAATACCGAATGCCTCTGCATAAACCCT GGCTCTTTTCCAAGAAGTGGCTTTTCATTCAAAGTTTTTTATCCTTCCAATAAGATAGTAGAAGATAG caAACTTCAAGGGTTTTGA
- the POLE2 gene encoding DNA polymerase epsilon subunit 2 isoform X1, with product MAPERLRSRAVSAFKLRGLLLRGEAVKCLTEALQSINEIELEDALERIIDAVEKQPLSSNMIERSVVEAAVQECSQSVDETIDHIFNIIGAFDIPRFVYSSERKKFLPLLMTNHPAPNLFGTARDKAELFRERYTILHQRTHRHELFTPPVIGSHPDESGSKFQLKTIETLLGSTSKIGDVIVLGMITQLKEGKFFLEDPTGTIQLDLSKAQFHSGLYTESCFVLAEGWFEDQVFHVNAFGFPPTEPSSTTRAYYGNINFFGGPSNTSVKTSAKLKQLEDENKDAMFVFISDVWLDQVDVLEKLHIMFSGYSPAPPTCFILCGNFSSAPYGKNQVQALKDSLKTLADIICEYPNIHQSSRFVFVPGPEDPGFGSILPRPPFAESITNEFRQRVPFSVFTTNPCRIQYCTQEIIVFREDLVNKMCRNCVRFPSSNLDIPNHFVKTVLSQGHLTPLPLYVCPVYWAYDYALRVYPVPDLLVIADKYDPFTLTNTECLCINPGSFPRSGFSFKVFYPSNKIVEDSKLQGF from the exons ATGGCGCCTGAGCGGTTAAGGAGCCGGGCGGTCTCCGCCTTCAAGCTTCGCGGATTGCTGCTCCGGGG TGAAGCTGTTAAGTGCCTCACAGAAGCTCTTCAGTCTATCAATGAAATAGAGCTTGAAGATGCACTGGAAAGGATCATCGATGCAGTTGAAAAGCAACCCT TGTCATCAAACATGATTGAACGATCAGTAGTGGAAGCAGCAGTCCAGGAATGCAGTCAGTCAGTAGATGAAACTAT AGATCATATCTTCAATATCATAGGAGCATTTGATATCCCACGCTTTGTGTAcagttcagaaagaaaaaaatttcttcc tttattaaTGACCAACCACCCTGCACCAAATTTATTTGGGACAGCAAGAGATAAAGCAGAGCTGTTTCGTGAACGATACACAATTTTGCACCAG agAACCCACAGACATGAATTATTTACTCCTCCAGTGATAGGTTCTCACCCTGATGAAAGTGGAAGCAAATTCCAG cttaaGACAATAGAAACCCTATTGGGCAGTACAAGCAAAATCGGAGATGTGATTGTTCTTGGGATGATAACCCAGTTAAAAGAG ggaaaattttttctgGAAGACCCTACAGGAACAATACAACTGGATCTTAGTAAAGCT CAGTTCCATAGTGGTTTATATACAGAATCATGCTTTGTCTTAGCAGAGG GTTGGTTTGAAGATCAGGTGTTTCATGTCAATGCCTTTGGATTTCCACCCACTGAACCCTCTAGTACTACTAG GGCATACTatggaaatattaattttttcgGAGGGCCTTCTAATACATCTGTGAAGACTTCTGCAAAACTAAAACAACTAGAGGATGAGAATAAAGATGCCATGTTTGTGTTTATATCTGATGTTTGGTTGGACCAAGTAGACGTATTGGAAAAACTTCACATCATGTTTTCTG gttaCTCACCAGCACCTCCAACCTGCTTTATTCTGTGTGGTAATTTTTCATCTGCACCATATGGAAAAAATCAAGTTCAAGCTTTGAAAG attccCTAAAAACTTTGGCAGATATAATATGTGAATACCCAAATATTCATCAAAG TAGTCGTTTTGTGTTTGTACCTGGCCCAGAGGATCCTGGATTTGGTTCCATCTTACCAAG GCCACCATTTGCTGAAAGCATCACTAATGAATTCAGGCAAAGAGTACCATTTTCAGTTTTTACTACTAATCCTTGcag AATTCAGTACTGTACACAAGAAATTATTGTCTTTCGTGAAGACTTAGTGAATAAAATGTGCAGAAACTGCGTCCGTTTTCCCAGTAGCAATTTGGATATTCCTAATCAT TTTGTAAAGACTGTCTTATCCCAAGGACACCTGACTCCTCTCCCTCTTTATGTCTGCCCAGTGTATTGGGCGTATGACTATGCTCTGAGGGTGTACCCTGTGCCTGACCTGCTTGTCATCGCAGACAAATATGATCCTTTTACTTTGACCAATACCGAATGCCTCTGCATAAACCCT GGCTCTTTTCCAAGAAGTGGCTTTTCATTCAAAGTTTTTTATCCTTCCAATAAGATAGTAGAAGATAG caAACTTCAAGGGTTTTGA
- the POLE2 gene encoding DNA polymerase epsilon subunit 2 isoform X3 codes for MIERSVVEAAVQECSQSVDETIDHIFNIIGAFDIPRFVYSSERKKFLPLLMTNHPAPNLFGTARDKAELFRERYTILHQRTHRHELFTPPVIGSHPDESGSKFQLKTIETLLGSTSKIGDVIVLGMITQLKEGKFFLEDPTGTIQLDLSKAQFHSGLYTESCFVLAEGWFEDQVFHVNAFGFPPTEPSSTTRAYYGNINFFGGPSNTSVKTSAKLKQLEDENKDAMFVFISDVWLDQVDVLEKLHIMFSGYSPAPPTCFILCGNFSSAPYGKNQVQALKDSLKTLADIICEYPNIHQSSRFVFVPGPEDPGFGSILPRPPFAESITNEFRQRVPFSVFTTNPCRIQYCTQEIIVFREDLVNKMCRNCVRFPSSNLDIPNHFVKTVLSQGHLTPLPLYVCPVYWAYDYALRVYPVPDLLVIADKYDPFTLTNTECLCINPGSFPRSGFSFKVFYPSNKIVEDSKLQGF; via the exons ATGATTGAACGATCAGTAGTGGAAGCAGCAGTCCAGGAATGCAGTCAGTCAGTAGATGAAACTAT AGATCATATCTTCAATATCATAGGAGCATTTGATATCCCACGCTTTGTGTAcagttcagaaagaaaaaaatttcttcc tttattaaTGACCAACCACCCTGCACCAAATTTATTTGGGACAGCAAGAGATAAAGCAGAGCTGTTTCGTGAACGATACACAATTTTGCACCAG agAACCCACAGACATGAATTATTTACTCCTCCAGTGATAGGTTCTCACCCTGATGAAAGTGGAAGCAAATTCCAG cttaaGACAATAGAAACCCTATTGGGCAGTACAAGCAAAATCGGAGATGTGATTGTTCTTGGGATGATAACCCAGTTAAAAGAG ggaaaattttttctgGAAGACCCTACAGGAACAATACAACTGGATCTTAGTAAAGCT CAGTTCCATAGTGGTTTATATACAGAATCATGCTTTGTCTTAGCAGAGG GTTGGTTTGAAGATCAGGTGTTTCATGTCAATGCCTTTGGATTTCCACCCACTGAACCCTCTAGTACTACTAG GGCATACTatggaaatattaattttttcgGAGGGCCTTCTAATACATCTGTGAAGACTTCTGCAAAACTAAAACAACTAGAGGATGAGAATAAAGATGCCATGTTTGTGTTTATATCTGATGTTTGGTTGGACCAAGTAGACGTATTGGAAAAACTTCACATCATGTTTTCTG gttaCTCACCAGCACCTCCAACCTGCTTTATTCTGTGTGGTAATTTTTCATCTGCACCATATGGAAAAAATCAAGTTCAAGCTTTGAAAG attccCTAAAAACTTTGGCAGATATAATATGTGAATACCCAAATATTCATCAAAG TAGTCGTTTTGTGTTTGTACCTGGCCCAGAGGATCCTGGATTTGGTTCCATCTTACCAAG GCCACCATTTGCTGAAAGCATCACTAATGAATTCAGGCAAAGAGTACCATTTTCAGTTTTTACTACTAATCCTTGcag AATTCAGTACTGTACACAAGAAATTATTGTCTTTCGTGAAGACTTAGTGAATAAAATGTGCAGAAACTGCGTCCGTTTTCCCAGTAGCAATTTGGATATTCCTAATCAT TTTGTAAAGACTGTCTTATCCCAAGGACACCTGACTCCTCTCCCTCTTTATGTCTGCCCAGTGTATTGGGCGTATGACTATGCTCTGAGGGTGTACCCTGTGCCTGACCTGCTTGTCATCGCAGACAAATATGATCCTTTTACTTTGACCAATACCGAATGCCTCTGCATAAACCCT GGCTCTTTTCCAAGAAGTGGCTTTTCATTCAAAGTTTTTTATCCTTCCAATAAGATAGTAGAAGATAG caAACTTCAAGGGTTTTGA